Within the Opitutaceae bacterium TAV5 genome, the region GAGGCGTCGTCGGCCCGCAGCCGGCCCGTCATGCCGAGGTGAATACCGAGCCAGGCATTTCCGCCGGAAGCGGACGCGGAACGGAAGCGGAAGATCATCTGCTTGCCGGCGGCCCGGGAGTCTTCGAGCACCGCGCCGGTGAGGCTCTGGCGCAACGCCGGTACATCGCATCCGCGAAACACACGAGCGGCCGGATGCAGTTTCACTTGCAGGACGGGCGCTCCCAGCCCGCGGTTCCAGCGTTTGCGGAAAAATTCGACTTCGGCGAGTTCAGGCATTGATTTTAACCACTAATGGACACGGATGCACACGGATCCAGGCAGGATAGTTAATGATGTTACGCACTCCACAGGTAGGGGCGTCGCTTGCGACGCCCGCGCCAGCCGGACGAAGTGGCGATGCCCCAAGGTATTCGCGGGCTTCGCAAGCGAAGCCCCTACGGTCGCTCCGCGTAACATCAGTGGTTAGTTCTCACCGCAGTTCCCATTCGTAGTGATATTCCGACAGCATCCGGGGCTTGCGGTCGGTGACCTGCACCACGTCCTCGATCCGGCAGCCGCCGAGGCCGGGATAATACAGCCCCGGCTCGACCGTGACGACGGAGCCTTTTTTCAGGGTGTAATCGACGGTGGATACCCGCGGCGCCTCGTGGACGGCGAGACCGAGCCCGTGGCCGGTGCCGTGAAAAAAGCCGACCGAGCCCTTGGCCGTGTGCTTCGTCTCGAACCCGCGCGTCTCGAACACGTCGAGGCAACGCTGGTGGACATCCTTGCCGTTGACCCCGGTGCGGATCGCGCCGAGAGCGGCAAGCTGCGCCTCGCGCACCGCCGCCACGAGTTTTCGCTGCGCATCGCTCGCCCGACCTTTCAGGAATGTGCGCGTCATGTCGCCATGGTATCCGGTGCGCATGACGCGCGGGAAAACATCCACCACGATCAGCTCGCTCGGACGGAGCGGGCCATGCCCGTGTTCGTGCGGGTCGCACGCCTGGTCGCCGCCGGCGGCGATGGTGCCGACGGAGAGCGCGCCCGCCTCCAGGCAGGCGACCTCGATGGCGGTGCGCAGCCGTTCGGAAGTGAGCACGGCGCCCCCATGCCAGAGTTTGCCGGCGCGGGCGGTGGCGGTGCGCAGGAGTTTTTCGGCGGCGGCGATGCCGGCGGCGCTGGCCCGGTTGCCCTCGCGCAGAGCGGTGGCCTCGGCGGCGGTCTTGATCTCGCGTTCCGGAAAAATCGCGGCCACCGGTTCCGCGCCGATGCCGAGCGCGCGGAGGCGGTCGGCAAAGCCGGCGGGAAAATCGTCGGGCACCCGGAACGCGTCCACGCGGTAGCGGCGGGCGAGCAGCGCCACGATATGGGCGGGGTGGGGGCGCTGGTCCT harbors:
- a CDS encoding peptidase M24 is translated as MATHLPDKHNFNVARSSRISRSASRPVSRPAAAPAPAVLLYADTDRSADMLYFGRFPAPDPFIAIGVRGRKIAALNALEFGRARRSSGFDTVLPLEPLLDRARRVFGLPKDQRPHPAHIVALLARRYRVDAFRVPDDFPAGFADRLRALGIGAEPVAAIFPEREIKTAAEATALREGNRASAAGIAAAEKLLRTATARAGKLWHGGAVLTSERLRTAIEVACLEAGALSVGTIAAGGDQACDPHEHGHGPLRPSELIVVDVFPRVMRTGYHGDMTRTFLKGRASDAQRKLVAAVREAQLAALGAIRTGVNGKDVHQRCLDVFETRGFETKHTAKGSVGFFHGTGHGLGLAVHEAPRVSTVDYTLKKGSVVTVEPGLYYPGLGGCRIEDVVQVTDRKPRMLSEYHYEWELR